Genomic DNA from Haloplanus aerogenes:
TCCACATCTGGGACTGGGATGCCAAAGAACATCGGCAGACCCTGGAGTTCGGCGAGGACGGGCTCATCCCGCTCGAAGTGCGGATGTCGCACAACCCCGAGGAGACCCAGGGGTTCGTCGGCGCCGCACTCTCCTCGAACATCATCCACTTCTACGAGGAAAGCGATGGTCACTGGGATTGGGACGTGGTCATCGATGTCGAGGACCGCGAACACCCCGACTGGGACATGCCCGTCCCCGGTCTGGTTACCGACATCGTCCTCTCGCTGGACGACCAGTACCTGTTCTTCTCGAACTGGCTGCACGGCGACATGCGGATGTACGACGTGAGCGACTTCGGCAACCCCCGGCTGGTCGACCGGATCTGGGCCGGCGGCAACTTCGCCGACCGGCAGGAGATTCAGGGCACCGAAATCCGTGGCGCGCCCCAGATGCTCCAGCTCTCCCGTGACGGCAAGCGCGTCTACTGGACCACGTCCCTGTTCTCCTCGTGGGACAACCAGTTCTACCCCGAAATCGGCGAACAGGGCTCGCTGATGATGAAGGCGGACGTCTACCCCGACGAGGGACGGATGGAACTCGACGAGGACTTCCTCGTCGACTTCGGCGACGCGCCGGGCGGCCCGGCTCGCGCCCACGAGATCCGCTGGCCCGGCGGCGACTGCACCAGCGACGTCTGGCAGTAGATGCATCGGGTCACCCTCGAGTGGCGCGACGGCGGCGAGGCGACCATCGAGGTCGCCGACGGCGAGACGGTCATCGACGCCACCGAACGGGAGAACCTCGGCGTCCCGTACGGCTGCCTGTACGGCGCCTGTGGCACCTGTACCGGCCGCCTGTTGGAGGGTGACCTCGTCCATGTCGACCGTCCCAACGGGCTGAAGCCCCGCCACCGGCAGGACGGGTACGTCCTGCTCTGTGTGGCCGAGCCACGCTCCGACTGCCGAATCGAGGTCGGCGCGCAGGTGCAGGCTGACCTCGTCCCAAATCCGTGGAAATGACCACCTCGTTCCGGCGCGGGCTCGCCGTCTTGGCGGGCCTCGCGTCACTGTCGACGCCCGCGGCCGCCCACGGCGTGAGCGCCGCCGCGACCGGCCTCGGCTTCCCGCTGGTGGTAGTGAGCGTCGTCGTCGTCAGCCTCCTCGGTGGCGGCCTCGTGTTCGTGGTGTACGAGCGTGTCCGCCGGCCCTCGGCACCGCTCCACCGGGCCGTGGTCCCCCTCCTCGTCTTCGCGCTCGGCGGCGCCGCGCTCACCCTCGCGCTCACGCGCTCGGCGACGACGGCCGTCGCGGGGACGCTCGTCGGCGCGAGCATCGTCTTTCTCGCCCGCGACGCAGCGGTAACCGATTGCGGCGTCTGTGCCGACGCCGCGCTGGGCGCCGTGACGCTCCACCGAGGGCTGGAGGGCGTCGTCCTCGCCACCGTCTACGCCGCCGACGCCGCCCTCGGCGTCCTCGGGGCGCTCGTCGTCGCCGTCCACGCCGCCGCCGAGACGGCCGCCGTCGGCTCGCTGTACGCCCCTGCCGGGCGTCGGTACGCTCTCGGTGCCGTCTGTCTCGTGCAGGCCGGCTTCGTCGTCGGCGTCGCCGCTGGATGGGGCGTCGTCGACGCCGTGCCCACCGGTGTCGAGGCCGGGATTCTCGCACTCGTCGGAGGTGTCCTCCTCGCCGTCGGCGGGCGTGAGGCGCACCGGCGGCATCTGGTGACGGCGTAGACTCACACCGGCTCGCCGTCTTCCCACAGCAGTTCGAAGAGTTGTGAGAGCGTCGCGTAGAGGTGGGGGCTCGTCGTCGAGATGCCGACGTAGCCGTCGTCGTTCGGTGCCTTGAACGCCAGGAGGACGTTCGTGCCGTCGTAGGTGTAGAGCCGACCACGGATGTCCTGAACGAACCGCATTTCCATCATCTCGGTCGTCCGGTCGCGCACCGCCGCGTCTATCTCGCGGTCGTCGGAGATCAGCGCCCGAATCTCGACGCCTGCCGCGGCCTTGGCCGCGAGGAGTTCGGCGTGGTGGTTGGCGATGCGCTCGAAACTCTCCGGCGTCGTGATCATCAGTATCTCCTCGCTCGCGTCCTCCGCGAGCCGTTCGAGCTTTTCGAGGATGTGGTGGCGGTTCGGATACGACCAACTGATGTCTACCTCGTCCGTCGCCGTGCCGTAGTCGGCGTCGTCGACGGCGTTCAGGAAGTGTTCGCCCAGGCCCTGAATCTCGTCGAGTTTCCGGACGTGTTCGCGTCGCTTGAACTCCCGAAACTGGGAGACGGCCCGGTTCGCTTCGACCGGCCCGAACTTCTTCGGTCGCCCTTCCTGGACGACGACGAACCCCTTCGTCTTCAGCGAGTCGAGGACGCCGTAGACGCGCGACTGCGGCACCCCCGCCCGATTCGCGACTTCCTTCGCCGTCGACGTCCCACCCTGTAACAGGCCGACGTACGTCGACGCCTCGTACTCCGAGAGCCCCATCTCCTGTAGGTACATCTCAGACTGACTATGCATGTGTCTCCCTGAACCTCATACTACTTGCAATTTGTCCTGATAATCCGTCTTGAGGCAAACGATTGTATTCATTTTTCACCGTTTACCACTCGGGAGTGGTGAATTAGGTATAATGCAACACACCGTCGTCTATTCTACGTGATTCAGACGATGATCGACCAACGATATGCGATAAAGAACGACGAACGATTAGTGATGGAGGCAATCGATGGGGTGATCACCGAATGGCAGTAGACCTCGACGAGACGGCGGTGACCCACCCGCTCGACCCCCTCGCGACCGAGGAGATTTCGGCCGCCGTCGACGTCCTTGAAGCCGAGTGGGACGTGGCCGACGACGCGGTGTATCACAACGTCGTCCTCGACGAACCGGAGAAGGAGTTCGTCAAGGCGTACGAGGACGGCGATCACTTCGACCGCGAGGCGTTCATCGTCGTCCGACAGGACGGCGAGACGTACGAAGCGACAGTGTCGATCACGGGTGAGGAACTCCTCGGTGTCGAACACATCGAGGGCGTTCAGCCCGCGATCACGCCGCCGGAGGTCGAACAGGCCGAACAGGCCGTCATCAACGATCCCGAGTGGCAGGAGGCGGCCGCCAAGCGCGGCGTCGAGAACTTCGATCTGGCGATCGTCGATCCGTGGCCCGCGAGCGGGTTCGAACCCGACTCCCACGACGACCGGCGACTCGTCCGCGGCCTCTCGTGGATTCGGACCGAGGAGGAGGACAACGGTTACGCCCGCCCCATCGAGGGTCTGTTCGCCTTCGTCGACCTCGACGAGATGGAGGTCGTGAAAATCGAGGACAACGGCGTCGTCGACGAGGACAGTCCTCTGCCGCCGGAGGACGCCGACTTCCGGGCCGACCGGGTCGACACCCGCGACGACTTCAAACACCTCGACGTGGTGCAACCCGAGGGCCCGAGTTTCGAGGTCGACGGCCAGACCGTCGAGTGGCTGGACTGGGAGTTCCAGGTCGGCTGGACGCCCCGCGAGGGTCTCGTCTTCCACGACGTGACCTTCGATGACGACGGCGAGCAACGGAAGGTGCTCCACCGCGCGTCCGCTTCGGAGATGGCCGTCCCCTACGGCGACAGCGACCCCAACCACTCCTGGAAGGACGCCTTCGACATCGGTGAGTTCCACGTCGGCCGGATGGCGAACGTGCTGACCGAGGGCTGTGACTGCCTCGGCGAGATGCACTACTTCGACGTGGTGATGAACGACACCAACGGCGATCCGAAGACGATGCCCAACGCCATCTGTATGCACGAGGAGGACGACGGCGTCCTCTGGAAACACACGGAGTGGCGAAAGGGCCACACCGAAGTCCGTCGCCGTCGTCGTCTCGTCGTTTCCTTCATCGCGACCGTCTACAACTACGACTACGGCTTCTACTGGTACTTCTACCCCGACGGCTCCATCGAGGGCGAAGTCCGCCTGACGGGCATCGACTCCAACGGTGCGGTGCCGGCGGATTCGGACTCCACCGACAGCAACGAGGAGTACGAAGTCGTCGCCCCGCAGGTCAAGACGCCCATCCACCAGCATCACTTCAACTTCCGGCTGGACTTCGACATCGACGACACGCCGAACCGGGTGAAGGAGGTCCACAACGAACCCATCGGCAGCGAGCGCAAGAACGGGTTCAAGGCCGCGGAGACGCTGCTGGAGACCGAACAGGAGGCCCGCGACGACATCGACCCGCTGAAGGGGAAACACTGGCGCGTCGAGAGTACGGAGACGACGAACTCCTACGGACGGCCGTGTGGCTTCAAACTCGAACCCCACTCGAACGTGAAGTCGCCGGCCAAGCCCACGTCGAGCGTGAAGCGCCGCGCCGGCTTCATCCACAACAACTTCTGGGTGACGCCGTACGACGAGGACGAACAGTTCGCGGCGGGCGACTACCCCAACCAGAACGACGAGACGACGGGACTGGCGGAGTGGACCGAACAGGACCGCGACATCGTCGGCGAGGACGTGGTGCTGTGGTACACGCTCGGCGTCAACCACGTCACTCGTGCGGAGGACTGGCCGGTCCTACCCGTCGAAATCGCGAGCTTCCACCTCAAGCCCGAGGGCTTCCTCGACAGCAACCCCTCGATCTCGCTCCCGCCGGAGCCGTGCCACACCGAACACGACCTGACCTCGGTAGGTGACGACTGATGACGGGGTTCCTGCAGATCGATCCGTCCGTCGTCGCCGAGGGGGTCAACCTCCTCTGGGTCATGGTCGCCACCTTCCTCGTGTTCTTCATGCACGCGGGCTTCGGCATGCTCGAATCCGGGCAGGTCCGCTCGAAGAACGTCGCGAACCAGTTGACGAAGAACGTCCTGACGTGGGGCGTCGGCGTCCTCGCGTACTTCATTGTCGGCGTCGGCGTCTCGGCTATCGTCGCGGGAATCACCTCGGGTAGCGGCGTCAGCCTCGCGAGTGCCTACGCCTACTACTCCGGCGGATCGACGGCGTGGGCGAGCATCCTCTTCGGCGCCGCGTTCTCGATGGTCGCCGCGTCCATCGTCTCCGGTGCCGTCGCCGAACGCGCCCAACTGCGTGGCTACCTCGTGTTCACGGTGCTCGTCGGGGCACTCATCTACCCCGTCGCCACCGGCCTGACGTGGGGTGGCGGCTTCCTCTCGGTCCTCGGCTTCCAGGACTTCGCCGGTGCCGCCGTCGTCCACATGACCGGCGGTGTCTGCGGGCTGGTCGCGGCGTACATCGTCGGCCCGCGTGTCGGCCGGTTCGACGCCGACGGCTCCCCGAACGTCATCCCCGGCCACTCCCTGCCCTACGCCATCCTCGGGACGCTGATCCTCGCGTTCGGCTGGTACGGCTTCAACGTCGGCACCGCCGTCAACGTCTTCCAGGTCACCGACGCTGGCGAACTCGCACTCGCCGACTACGCCTACGCGGGTCGTGTCGCGATCAACACGGCCCTCGTCATGGGCACCGGCAGCATCGGTGCTGCCGCGGTGAGCGTCGTCCGTAGCGGCAAGGTCGACAGCCTCATGACCGCAAACGGCCTGCTGGCCGGTCTCGTCAGCGTCTGTTCCATCGCGGCGGTGGCGAGTTGGCCCGCGACGCTCGTCGTCGGGTTCATCGCCGGCGTGCAGGTCGTCCTCGTCTTCGATCTGCTGGAGAAGTTCGGCATCGACGACGTGTGTGCGGTCTTCCCGGTTCACGGCTCCGCGGGTCTCCTCAGCGCCCTCGCCTACCCCTTCGTCAACACGACCGCCGCCTTCTCGGTCTCCCAGTTGGTGACCCAGATCGTCGGCGTCGTCGTGCTGGCAGTGTGGGCCGGCGTGATCACCTTCCTCATCTACGGGCTCCTGAAAGCTCTCGGCTGGGCCCGGGTGAGCGAGGCACACGAACGCGAGGGGCTCGACTCCTCGGAACACGGCATCGTCACCTACCCCGAATTCGGCGACAACACCGTCGGCAGCGCGGGGCGGCCGGGCGGTACGACCGCCGCCGACGGCACGGGGGTGTCCGACGATGACTGAGATCGAGATGGTGATCGCCTACATCCGCCCGGACACGCTCGGCGCGGTGAAACAGGCCGTCGCCGAAGCCGGTGCTCCCTCGATCACCGTCTCGAACGTCTCCGGCCGCGGCTCCCAGCCCGCGAAGAAGGGCCAGTGGCGCGGCGAGGAGTACACCGTCGACCTCCACCAGAAGACGAAAGTCGAGTGCGTCGTCGCCGACGTGGACGGTTCGGACGTGGCCGACGCCATCCGCGACGCCGCCCACACGGGTGAACCCGGCGACGGCAAGATATTCATCATGCCCGTCGACGACGCGATTCAGGTTCGCACGGGCAAGGAGGGCCCCGACGCGGTCTGATCTGATTCCCACTCCCCGCCACACACCATCGTCAGCCCTCCCTTCCATGTTCCACCACGTACTCCACTGCCGTCCGACCACTGCCAGCCGACGGCTCCGCCGGGCCGTCACCGCCGCCGTCGGCACGGCCCTCCTCGCCGCCCCCGTGGCCGCCCACGGTGCGGCCGAGCGCGCCGTCGGCGTCACCTTCCCCGCCGTC
This window encodes:
- a CDS encoding primary-amine oxidase: MAVDLDETAVTHPLDPLATEEISAAVDVLEAEWDVADDAVYHNVVLDEPEKEFVKAYEDGDHFDREAFIVVRQDGETYEATVSITGEELLGVEHIEGVQPAITPPEVEQAEQAVINDPEWQEAAAKRGVENFDLAIVDPWPASGFEPDSHDDRRLVRGLSWIRTEEEDNGYARPIEGLFAFVDLDEMEVVKIEDNGVVDEDSPLPPEDADFRADRVDTRDDFKHLDVVQPEGPSFEVDGQTVEWLDWEFQVGWTPREGLVFHDVTFDDDGEQRKVLHRASASEMAVPYGDSDPNHSWKDAFDIGEFHVGRMANVLTEGCDCLGEMHYFDVVMNDTNGDPKTMPNAICMHEEDDGVLWKHTEWRKGHTEVRRRRRLVVSFIATVYNYDYGFYWYFYPDGSIEGEVRLTGIDSNGAVPADSDSTDSNEEYEVVAPQVKTPIHQHHFNFRLDFDIDDTPNRVKEVHNEPIGSERKNGFKAAETLLETEQEARDDIDPLKGKHWRVESTETTNSYGRPCGFKLEPHSNVKSPAKPTSSVKRRAGFIHNNFWVTPYDEDEQFAAGDYPNQNDETTGLAEWTEQDRDIVGEDVVLWYTLGVNHVTRAEDWPVLPVEIASFHLKPEGFLDSNPSISLPPEPCHTEHDLTSVGDD
- a CDS encoding 2Fe-2S iron-sulfur cluster-binding protein, with the protein product MHRVTLEWRDGGEATIEVADGETVIDATERENLGVPYGCLYGACGTCTGRLLEGDLVHVDRPNGLKPRHRQDGYVLLCVAEPRSDCRIEVGAQVQADLVPNPWK
- a CDS encoding TrmB family transcriptional regulator, translated to MYLQEMGLSEYEASTYVGLLQGGTSTAKEVANRAGVPQSRVYGVLDSLKTKGFVVVQEGRPKKFGPVEANRAVSQFREFKRREHVRKLDEIQGLGEHFLNAVDDADYGTATDEVDISWSYPNRHHILEKLERLAEDASEEILMITTPESFERIANHHAELLAAKAAAGVEIRALISDDREIDAAVRDRTTEMMEMRFVQDIRGRLYTYDGTNVLLAFKAPNDDGYVGISTTSPHLYATLSQLFELLWEDGEPV